acaatgcaatatatatttttattcatcaattATGTAAAAAGATGTTGGTGTACTTTACAAAACGATAAGACAGTGCTGTAATTTGAATTATTCTACTGTATACTTTTTGGGACTAGGGTTTAGACTCATTCCATTTCATAAATGAGGAGACTGAAATTACTAAAGCTGATGTGTATAATAATAAACCTACAATGCCTGTAACATACATGACAGACTATATGCATTATCTATGCACAAGAAGGACATAAAGTGACCATATTAATTGCATGCATGTGAAGTACTACCACAAATACAGAAGATTTTAAACTTAAGAAGatatgatttaattttgaaattccaGTCTTGTATAGCCAAGAAAAATATATGGccatattttattaatgtatCTACTTAAAAAAGAATTTGAGACCACTGTACACTGACTTAATCAGTGTACTGTGTACTCAAATCTAGAGCAGTGagttcaacaacaaaaaaaacggATAAACTAATGGTGTAACTCACCTGTATGAACCTTCAATATTACTCTGCCCTTCCTCTCCGGGAGTCCCGGCAGCCGAAACCAAGATTCCGTTTGCCGTCTCAAATTCGTAAGCGAAGTTGCCATCTCCCTCATCCGAACGGGCATCCCGAATGGTTTCAACAACATTCAGCTCCTCAGGTGTGAGGATTTGAGGCCGCCCAAGGGCCAGAGATATCAGGCAGGTGAGGATGACCTGATAATTAGAGAAACAGGAAAGGAAATACCTGTAATCTGACAAGAGATGAATTAGTGGGTGCTAAAGAGTTTGTTTTAAACTACTGTATTTTGTAAGTACAGTAATGCTCTTAATTAAAGTGGCCAGAAGTATCTGACCTGTGAAATGACATATTTATTGTACTGTAGTTGGTACTACTGTACTTACATGagttaaaattacaaattataatgtGTGCATCTTATGGAtatttaaaattgcaaaattttaatGTCTCTGCCTTACagattgttatttaattttccctGGCAAGGAGTATCTGTCCATAGTTTCACTATTCTCAATTATATAATTCAGGTGCTGTATGAAATTTTGATGTTATTGTATGTTTCTTTCATCATCTCACTGGGAGTATGAAAGCTACTGCTTCGTTTTGTACTGTATGCTGTACTGTACTAAATGTCAAAGTCTGTACTCTTATACTTGGGGAATGAATCCTTTAAACAAGCAATATAAGTTGCTGGTCTGTTTAATTTAAGTATTTCTGCAATAAATCAGTACTGAATGTTGCCAGTGCCTTGCCTGGTCTAGAAAATACCTTAAACTAGGAAAACTATGCATTTCCAATAACCccatcactttttctgtcaccttctcttgcatttaaatcacctagcacaaccatcCTTACATATACTCAACCTAGCCAGCCACTTACAGATTCTGGCTCTcccaaaaattattaatcactctttgacctgcacacacacacacacacacacacacactgccctttcatctttatcacaataagtgccaaaaacATCCAGCTTTCTGTCCTTAAATAAAGTATCAAACATCCCCACAGACTTGGCAGAGACTTGAAAGTTTTACCCTTTTGGTGTCATGCCCTCAAAAATAGGAAAAGGGTAAAGGTACATATATATTGCAGTTTATGTAGGTATTCATTTGTATTCATGACTGTATTGGTCATCTCTATAATATTCTTTGTGTGTGAATAATATTGTGTAAGGTAATGAAttcattatgataaaaagaaaccaaacTCCTTAACAGTAAGTAGAGATGTATTATCGTACGAGAATCCATTgaagatataaatttaaaatgtaaacaataaaaaatccaCAAAGGT
This Macrobrachium rosenbergii isolate ZJJX-2024 chromosome 42, ASM4041242v1, whole genome shotgun sequence DNA region includes the following protein-coding sequences:
- the LOC136828139 gene encoding cuticle protein AMP4-like; this encodes MRLTVILFQATGNFATPGMKIVILTCLISLALGRPQILTPEELNVVETIRDARSDEGDGNFAYEFETANGILVSAAGTPGEEGQSNIEGSYRFPMGDGRVLEVTYTADERGYRPATKILDA